Proteins encoded together in one Triticum dicoccoides isolate Atlit2015 ecotype Zavitan chromosome 7B, WEW_v2.0, whole genome shotgun sequence window:
- the LOC119335362 gene encoding uncharacterized protein LOC119335362: protein MKTVNMVFVGLALLVLSSGMLMQASAELCSDSIVSPSCDGNGASCKELCKRFIYIGKVTATCVPQGCKCTVCIPHD from the exons ATGAAGACTGTCAACATGGTGTTCGTGGGTCTTGCTCTTTTGGTGCTATCCTCAG GCATGTTGATGCAGGCTTCAGCAGAACTCTGCAGTGACTCGATAGTTTCGCCAAGTTGTGATGGCAATGGCGCCTCATGTAAGGAGCTATGCAAAAGGTTCATTTACATCGGCAAGGTCACTGCAACATGCGTTCCCCAGGGGTGTAAGTGCACGGTCTGCATACCACATGATTAA